A single window of Magnetococcus marinus MC-1 DNA harbors:
- a CDS encoding Hsp20/alpha crystallin family protein, translated as MAALMEYDPFRNVRTLQNEINRLFDHNWEEPNGQMAKWPMRVDIREDENQIMIKADLPGMTQQDISVDVDNGTLTISGERKFDDEQNRDGYHRIERAYGRFSRSFQLPNTTDTGNIAAKYQNGVLEVTLPKLDEAKPRSIQVEVLN; from the coding sequence ATGGCTGCTCTGATGGAATACGATCCTTTCCGCAATGTTCGTACATTGCAAAACGAAATCAACCGGCTGTTTGACCACAACTGGGAAGAGCCAAATGGACAGATGGCCAAGTGGCCCATGCGGGTGGACATCCGTGAGGATGAAAACCAGATCATGATCAAAGCCGATCTGCCCGGTATGACGCAACAAGACATCAGCGTCGATGTGGACAACGGCACCCTGACTATCTCCGGTGAGCGCAAGTTTGACGATGAACAAAATCGTGATGGCTATCACCGGATTGAACGGGCCTATGGCCGCTTCAGTCGCTCTTTTCAACTGCCCAATACCACCGATACAGGGAACATCGCGGCAAAGTATCAAAATGGTGTGTTGGAGGTGACGCTACCTAAGTTGGATGAGGCCAAGCCTCGTAGCATTCAGGTTGAAGTTCTCAACTAA
- a CDS encoding DUF3800 domain-containing protein, with translation MEFDVYCDESRPDLLTSQHPKGTYVAIGSLWIETLQRKTCKDAIHSLRDTYRVGGEFKWQKVSPSRVEFYKALIDWFMGQGASVRFRCILIRHDQINWQLHSDDRELGFYKFYYQLLHHWVLDFNRYSVFCDYKSNRLMDRPETLRRCLSSANLSSDILRVQPVRSEESVLIQAADVLTGAVSAKFNKGLAENGAKSQLIEHLENRLGHPLTPTVRGEKKFNIFAIDLGGGW, from the coding sequence ATGGAGTTTGATGTCTATTGTGATGAAAGCCGCCCAGATCTGTTAACATCTCAACACCCAAAAGGAACGTATGTCGCTATTGGCAGCCTCTGGATTGAGACCCTTCAGAGAAAAACTTGCAAGGACGCCATTCACTCGTTGCGAGACACCTATCGGGTAGGTGGTGAATTCAAATGGCAAAAAGTTTCTCCGTCACGCGTGGAGTTCTACAAAGCACTTATTGACTGGTTTATGGGGCAAGGCGCATCTGTGCGATTTCGATGCATTCTGATCCGCCATGATCAGATTAACTGGCAACTCCATTCAGATGACAGAGAGCTTGGATTTTACAAGTTCTATTATCAGTTACTCCATCATTGGGTTCTTGACTTTAATAGATATTCGGTATTTTGCGACTACAAAAGCAACAGGCTCATGGACCGCCCTGAAACGCTTAGAAGGTGCTTATCATCAGCCAATCTATCATCTGACATCCTGCGCGTTCAGCCAGTACGTTCTGAAGAATCAGTCTTGATCCAAGCAGCAGATGTTTTGACCGGAGCAGTCAGCGCAAAATTCAATAAAGGTTTGGCTGAAAATGGTGCAAAGTCACAGCTTATCGAACATCTGGAGAACCGGTTGGGCCACCCATTGACCCCCACCGTTCGCGGCGAGAAAAAGTTCAATATATTTGCAATCGACCTTGGCGGGGGTTGGTAA
- a CDS encoding zinc metalloprotease HtpX: MTGLLALLGWILAGEEGVWWSLALAIALNLLVPQVPPTFTLKMMGARPISHYARPDLYQMVQQLGNRAGLPTTPTLYAIPSSVPNAMAVGPGEQSAIALSDGLLRLLNQRELLGVMAHEVSHIMNGDTRVLALTDAFRLLTTTLSSIGQIIILFAIPLWILGIVQISWLALLILLAAPFVGIALQLALSRTREFEADRSAVDLTNDPHGLASALKRIEMPRWNWMSRFLRPIQHQREYHWLKTHPDIQARIDKLLSMSGADQVIHSHPVQVLSRPRQAYVQPRSRVIRPVIYRPAIRWEWR; encoded by the coding sequence ATGACAGGGCTGCTTGCTCTACTCGGCTGGATACTGGCTGGAGAGGAAGGGGTTTGGTGGAGCTTGGCACTGGCTATCGCGCTCAATCTGTTGGTTCCACAGGTTCCGCCAACATTCACGCTGAAGATGATGGGCGCACGACCGATCTCCCATTATGCGCGTCCTGATCTCTACCAAATGGTTCAACAGTTGGGGAACAGAGCCGGTTTGCCGACGACGCCCACCCTCTATGCCATCCCCAGTAGCGTACCCAACGCCATGGCTGTTGGGCCTGGTGAGCAGAGCGCTATTGCGCTTTCTGATGGTTTGCTGCGTCTGCTTAACCAAAGAGAACTCCTTGGCGTGATGGCCCATGAGGTCAGTCACATCATGAATGGTGATACTCGGGTATTGGCGTTGACCGACGCCTTTCGACTATTGACCACCACGTTATCCTCCATAGGACAGATCATCATCTTGTTTGCCATTCCCTTATGGATACTGGGTATTGTACAGATCTCCTGGCTGGCCCTTCTGATTCTGCTGGCGGCCCCATTTGTGGGGATCGCGCTTCAACTGGCTCTCTCTCGCACACGTGAATTTGAAGCGGATCGAAGCGCTGTCGACTTGACCAATGACCCTCATGGGCTGGCCTCAGCACTCAAGCGCATTGAGATGCCCAGGTGGAACTGGATGTCACGTTTTCTCCGCCCCATTCAGCACCAGCGGGAGTACCACTGGTTAAAAACGCACCCGGACATCCAGGCCCGTATCGATAAATTACTCTCCATGTCAGGAGCAGATCAGGTCATCCATTCACATCCTGTGCAAGTACTCTCTCGCCCAAGACAAGCGTATGTACAACCGCGATCTCGAGTGATTCGCCCGGTGATTTATCGGCCAGCGATCCGATGGGAGTGGAGGTAG